The nucleotide sequence AAAAACCAACAGTTAAAGTCATGCCTGTCCTTGAGCCGGTACCTGTTTCATCTGATGAGGAGCGACGGAAACAGTGGCCAGAATGTTTTGATATCCCAACCTTTTCTGaacaggtgtgttcttgcttggttggaatgaaaacctgcagccacatggCCCTTTAcatcagtggtgtcaaactgatccagtagaGTATAGACTTAGGCAAGCAGATCTGCTGTTTATGCGTGAGGGTATGTAACAGatagaaaaatgaaacattttggtgttttattttattttattattaatttcacCAAAATCCTTCACATGATGTGTTTCAGTTCCTTTTTACTTGAAATATGGATTGTTAAAAattgtgtgcttttattttcttatttccttcatttttacaaacatgagcttttattttgaaagtttgcGGATATGTCGTGTGTAGCCCCTTTCCCGGTCAGTCTGCGCTGTTTCTGACTGACAGAGGTATGTAGTTGAGGCTCTGAGATCAAACAGTTATGTTTTTGAGTTTTAAAGCAAATTTAGTGAATGAATGTTAATGTAATACAGTTCTGAGATGTGTTTATGCTGTTTTCTATTGTGTAGCTTGATTGTGGGAGCTGTTTTGAGCAAGAGAAAGAAAGTTAATTTGCTGCGatttctccctgtgtgtgtgcacgccagtgaatgtggatgtgtgtgttgtgtgaataTGCTAATGCACTTGTAATAGCCTACATGTTaaatggattttattttgtattttttgtgttaGGTATATTGTGGAGAGGATGACTGTTTCACTCACATCCATATTGTTTCATGTCACCATCATACAGGTATGTGTGTGGTTGCTCAGCGTCCATTTGCCGTGTTCAGAGATGTTAACTTGAGTAATTAACTGTGTGGAGATATGTGATATTTTTTGGGAGATAATGCTGCATTAGCAGTCCGTGCTGTTTCTGACTGACAGAGGTATATTGTGGAGAGGATGACTGTTTCACTCACATCCATATTGTTTCATGTCACCATCATACAGGAATAAAGTGACAGTGAGAAGCCACCTCTGCGTCCAATGTTATTGAGCACATAACACAACGCAGTGTAGTCGGGGCCTGCAGACCGTTCCGGCTACAGGTACATAACTAAGTATCAAAAGAACTAAAACACAAGATTCTGGAAAGATTAGCAGAGAGCATGTATAGCTACACAGCATACCAAACTGCTGCTCAGTTCGAAAGTGTTGCAGCAGCACTGATAAACAAGCACCCTTGTCTCCAGGAGCGAGGCTCAACCACTCGCTGTTGTGGTTGGAAAAGTTGTCTAAAGCATAAAATGGCTAATTATAGAACAAAGCGTAGGCAATCAGGATGCCTTGATGTTGCAGTAAATACAGGTAAGCAGGGAAGGCATTCAGCAGGACAACCAGCTAACAAGCGCATCATGAAGGCAAACAAAGGTGAAATCAACTACTTGCCCAACTTTCCGGATGGATTTGATCAGGCAGCTCTGGAGGGGGCCTGCAAAGACTTGGTTGATGAAATGCAGAAGAGAACACCAAATGGACCTCTTGTGAAACAAAAGAGGTAGTGGAGTCGGAAACCTGCCATAAGCACGATGGGGAAACGCTGACCTGCCCTTTTCACTGAAGATCAAGTATGTTTAAGACAGGGAAGATAACAAATTAGTATTTTCTACTGTTATATAATGTGTCTAGATGTATATTTCTCTTGTCCTCTTTAAGGAAAACATTGGTATTTTTAATTTGGGgcatgtttttcatttaaacatcAACATTTCAAATCATATAAAAAGTACATTCATGGATGTTTTTCAGCACTACTTTGCAGATGGCTTAGCAACCTTGTATAGTTCAGTTGATCtaagttcagttttttttttgttctctgtaTTTTTCAGGTGTTCATGGAGTTCAGCAGGATTGTGGGCAAGAACCTCAAGCAGGAATTCTATGAGAGCATCAATCGGCACAGTCCTCGACTCCTCGAGTTATTTCGATCAAAGAGAGGGAATGTTGGACAGTTGTTGACACAGATTTCACTACAGACCAATGCAGGTCCATACACATTATGTACTTGGCATTGTTTTTCACAGGTTTTGTAAAAACATATCACAATGCTACTCTGTTAGTTGTATAATTCAATCCAAACATTGCTTGGTTTAAGCTTTCTTATAatcattatttgtttttcattttagcTATCTTACTTGTGGTACTGTGTTTAATTCCCAACGGACTACAAAGCCGACTGCGATCCGGACACAGGTGCTCAGAGGGCTTCCCATCATCCTTGGGGACAACCCCACAAACTTCTTCAAAGCAAGCTTTGTAAGTAAGCTCttgctttctttcttattttcacCATTATTTATTGTTCACCATGGCACTCTTATGTTGattaaagttgtttttcaaatgagaaATCTAATGTTATGATTGTGCTCTTCTGTTATCCTTTTTAAGgaatctgatgatgatgattcttTTCATAACATTGACATTGGGATACTTTTCATTGAGTGTGAAGGTGCTGTACTCACATCTTCCAAGCATCTCAGTCCAGCCTTGTTGAAAATCATCATTGAGGGAGAAGTCGTGATGGACAACATTCAAGATCTCCCAAAAGCAATGTGCATTCTGTTTGGACTCACATATGCACTCCATATTAACTACCCCAAGACTATGAAGCTCACATTTCAGTTCATCCAACAGGTATTGCTCTCGTTAGGCCACATTGACCTAAAGCCGAAGCTGCAGACTTTGAAAAATCAGCTTGCAATGTAAAGAGATGTCAAGTCTACTGTAAGAAGCtgttgactattttttttttttttttggccacacCAGTAAAACACTTTCTGACCTGTGGGgtaaacctttttattttctgtaaaacaaacagagacagatacacgtaaaacaaagacacacacaacacacacacacacacacacacacacacacacactcactcaccaGACACATTCAACACCCatacacaatacacacaaacaacagcgtGCTGAAGGATGTGACTTGTGTGAAAATTAAAACTGAGAGGAGTTGTAGCAGAAAGACACAAGACATTATTGTTTCAGTTCTTCATCAGTCTATGTAGATGGAATTAGATATTGTTCTGATATGGTAGTCTGTTGGTTCATGCTCTGGCCTCTCTAAATTTAGGCAGATGAAACAGATCCTTTTCGTTCACAGTTTCTTGTACATTTGAATGATGATACAGCTGCGGCATGCTCTCAGTCAGTTCTTTAAGAGTCAGAAAGTGCAGCAGGTCTGGTGTGCTCCTTGCCTCAAAGTTTGCCATGTTGTACATGACCGTCAATTCAGTCTTGAGCCCGGGGAGGTCAAAATGCAGCCCGTAGCTTTCCGCGAGGCTCTGGAATTCAGAGCTGAGGAAGTTTTCTCTGTACGAGGCAAACTTCTTGGTGTCCAGAAGGGCAAGGAACATGAGTTTTTCATGATCCTTGAACCTGTTCCTCAGCTGAGTGAGGATGTTGTCCAGGATATCACTGTGCAGCTGCTGGTATGCTGCGCGCACATCTCCGACTCTCCGTGCCCTGCGCCCGCTGGGAACCCCAACTTCGCGCACAGTGTCCTCATAGATGGAGTCAAATTtggccttttctctctctgtggtgcTGCAAAAGTCCTCGATGATGGACAAACAGAACTGCGTGTCACACTCCTTATTCTGCAAGATCCCAAAGAGCACGTTGGATAAGGGCGAACACGGAGTTCAATGTAGCGAGGAGAAAGCAGAAGTCAAAGTCTGTCAGCAGTGCAGTGTATCCATCAGCGCTGTGTacagcatcatcatcaaaatcattgTGGTTGTCAACAATGAATTCAAAGAGCTCCAAGAGTTCTTCTCTCCGCTCATACACAGTGCAAACCAAACGTGATGAGAAGTTCCACTATGTTGGAGTCACTCTGGGCAGTCTTCGCTGGCATATTTCATCCAGGAGTTTCGTGCGTTTGGCTGACCTTGTGAAAAAGGCTGCAAGGCCACTTAGGTGGGAGAAAGTTTTTCTGCACTCTTTGATTTTGGCAGCACTTTGAGACATGACGAGGTTCAGAGAGTGCGCATAACAGTGAACGAAGAGAGcttgtggtatttttttcctttattttagcTTGCACCCCATTCAGTCCAGAGGCCATGACTGCAGCTCCATCGTAACAATGGGCAATTACTTTATTGGTGCAGGCACAGTCCTCCAGACACTCCGAAACTTGACGATTTATGGCCTCTGCGCGCTTATCACCACTGACATCACCAAACTGGAAAAAGCACTCCTTGACATCACCGTCAGTGGTGTAACGCAGGACATATGACATCTGAGCAGAGTTACTTACGTCAGTTGTCTTGTCTACCATAACGGAGACAAAAGGCGTGTTCCTCACCTCCGCCCTCATTGCTTCGGTCATTACATCTGCCACCGATTGAATCAGGTCATTCTATTTTTGCTGGAGGTGGCCGAATCCAGATGACAGCGCAGAGGGCTGTCATACCCCGCCAAAAACTCTAGAAGCTCCAAGTAGTTCCCCTTGTTTTCAGAATCTTTACTCTCATCATGTCCTCGACATGCCAGCTCTTGCTTTCCAAGAAATGTGGTGACATTGATGAGACGTTTCAGGATCTCTCTGTTCTGTCAGACCTTGTTGTTGTGGGCCATAGTATGTTTACGGCGCTGCTCATCTAGCTGAAGATCAACTCTTGTGTCCCCAAAAGTTTTCAAACTGACCATCGTTTGCAGGTGTGCCGCAGAATCTTGATGTCGGTGGGCTGACTTTGTCAGATTTGTAAGGCTGACAAATCCGCCACTGACCCAGTTGTAAAAAGTAAACAACTCCAGCAGTAcagcctgtttgttttcttacagCCAGTCAGCCATGGATACCGCTGATAATTTTTGGTAATTAATtgtattaaattaaatgaaaataaaataaaaaataaaaataaatatttttttattgaaaactgtagtattattattattattattattattattattattattattattgttgttgttgttgttattgttattaaatttattattatttcttatttatttaggcCTTCTCTGAAGGCGTAGAAGGCCCTGAAGGTTCCCCACTGATGTTCATATTTTGATTACTCAGCCAGTGTTTGTGGGTCTGAATGGAAGGAATTCAACAAAATAACTACTGCCCTattgattttaatttatttggaCTTAATTAGTAATTTAACCCATTCAGGTCAGTTTACAAAACAGAAGCTGATGGTGATTCTATGGGTCGGGTGGATGGAGCATCAGCATTCTCCTCCTGAATCCTCCTCATGATGGCTGCAGAGCCTGGGGTTCTTAGAACATGCTGTCTTCACTGGATTTGAGGTTTCACCAGTACCTTTCCCAGTTACTCGAGAAGAGGTGTCTCCTCTGGAGCTTCCATCTGTTCCACTCTGGCTTCAGTGCCATCCAGATGAAAAAGGTGTTGTACACAGAGAATTCCAATATGTCAAAGAATATCACCAGTGGCCAGTGTAGGGTCCTCCTTCTGTAGCTGTAGGCAGTCACCAGCTTGTCCGTGTTGTCCACGACTCCTTCGGTACCATCATAATCCATGATGATCTATGGTTTTGATGCTCCTGGCCACAGATTCTCCCATCCCTGTGCAGTGTACTCATGAGTACCACATTCTTGCCTTTCTTTGACCGGCTGGTACTGGGGCTCATCTTCGTTTTGGAACTAGCTGATGCTCGatctcatcctcttcttcaaaCTCACTGTCAGAAATGTGATCCTCACATTCTGAAACCTCTTCCTCTACATCGTCATCAAaagcttctctctcttcccaaATCAATTGCAAGGCCCTCTGAGCAGAGAATCTTTTGGCCATCTTGATCAGTTGTGCTAAGGAACCACACTGGTAAAGCTATATTTATTGTGTCCCACCCCCAATTTGCAGCTGGGATAGAGTATGAAAATATAAAGATTGGTTCCCACAAGACAGAgggtaaacagtgttggtgctTGAATTTTTTAGCAATGTGCGGGAATGGCAGgggcagaaacacaaaactcacacaaacacacacacacacacacacactctaacagCAGGCCCAGACAGTACAGAGTGAAGGTACACAGGACCTACAATTCCCCCACATTTATTAGCCCCGGGTCCAGTGGACCTGAACACCCtgtatgtaatataaatgtgtagGGGGTTGTACAATGTGTGGTCATTGAAAATGGGTTCTGATATATGTTCTTCACAGAAAATGAGCCAAGGCCAATGAGTTTGAGgttgaaaaaataatgaatcgtatcatttttcttttactaaaaaattaaaacaggtCCCACAGACCCGAACACCATACAAGGGTTAACTAAATAATGCAGagtaaataatataaaataataattcaacagatgacaacaaataacagaaaatatggAGATTGTAAAGGTTAAATTATTGAGATTAGGTGAATTTTGGATGATGGTGAATTTGCGAACAGGTAGTTAGTCTAACAGATTACGGGAGTAAATTTTACACTAACGGAGCCCTATCCGAAATTCTCTTTGAGCTTATAAAACAGGAATAGAAGCTttacaaacaccaactctgatttcaTTTATGTGTGGATCTAACAGTGTACAGAAGATTCAGCCTACTTTGTTTGTAGATGAAGAGGTCCACGGACTTTCTCCGCTTGCCTGCAGGTTTGCCGCAGCAGTTCAACAGCTGGAGGATGACATTGCGTCTCGTCTCTGATGATGAAACTCACAGGCCCAACGGGGTGTTCCGTTTGAGTGTGCTGCGGGCGTTCGGTCGTGGCTGGATGGTAATTTCTCTGTTCGGCTAGAGATGTTGTCccggcttcttgagcagttcAATTACTGCACTGGCTTTTGAATAATGATCAGTGTCTTAATCAGCATTTCTTTAGAGCGGTAGTGTTTAAACTTCAGTTCTGAAGTGACTTAACTTcttgtttaaaaataactgGAGGATGAAACGCTGGCCGGGCGAATGTTCCTTCGtcactaaatacaagaataaaaGTAGTTTCTTCTGAGTCAGCAATGTTACGTGTGCTCTGATGGGGGTTCTGctgtgtctccctctctctgtgtgcctGGTCATAGCACCCTCTTCACCTGAGCACACCTGAGGGTAATTGATGCTCTAGAGTGGGGGGAGGTGATAAGATAGCAGAGAGTGCAGGAGCAGGAAAGATCACATACAGCAGTAGCACACCTGTGAGGAGGGTTTCTCCCCTCACTCTTTTGCCCTGTTGTTCTGGACAGGTTTGGTGGAAACCTCCATGCTCCTCTGGTGCTGGGGGTTTTGTTGGGTTAGTTTGTTGTGTTCCTTTCTGGGCTGGAGATTGCCGGTAGTTCAGTGATCTCGTCTCTTTTgttttaggttcagttttcctTTAGGTAGTTTAGGGGAAGGTGTGGGAACGACGGCTCAATGCGCAGCTGGTCCCACATCTTCtcatcttttgttctttttggctGGCATCTTCAgccctcttttgtttgctcttggattttcttttgataaatgtacaataaagtttgtttaatGGTTTACATTGAGTGTGGCGTCCTTAATATGTTGCTTCCTCCAACCCCTTTGAGCCTAGTGCTAAGATTATCATAATGGAGGCCGTAACAGGCAACAATACTTTAAcaatatataaaagaaaaaagaaatggctTCGTTCTTGTTAAAGCTTTTCAAAAAGAGCTACTCAGAGAGAGAATACCTCAAAGATTGTGAGTTAACACTTGGAAGAAAAATTCAACAAGTGGTTCAAATCTGCGGAGACTGCAAATCTCGGAGCATGCCGCAAAAACGAAGCAAAGTACGGAAATCAAAAGGTAGAACTGTAGAAACGAAAAGTAAAGTttcaaaaagttaaaaagaatAGAGTTAAGAGTAGGagtttcaaaaaataaaaagaagagagCAAAGAGAATGGAGTATGccgttttcatttttttagacTAAATGCAGAACCGAGGGGTGGGCTGACCGCATCACTTCCTCCAGCGATATCACAGCTCATCTCACGGAATTAAACTATTCTGATCGATTTGAAAGTTTTTGCAAATCACTGTTCAcagaaatccaccatggtcgcacaaacatttgtttacatgttttaaaaagacataACCGAAATCACTAAATAGGCAAAGAAAATAACTTGTTAGAatatatcaaacacacacagagacatatgcagcagcagcactgatggcttaaacATATTTCATATAGTGCTAGCTTTATACTTAACTCTTTAGGcgccgggttttattttaaaaaatactagattttgacatctaaatttcagaaggtTCTGGCTTGAAAGTGGcttgagatagagacaaagtgtaaatgagacaaatattgagaatgacctaaagtttatcTAGGGAGTAAATGttcccatctaatttgcatattatgacgtcatatggcggtggccatattggattatgtaatttccatgaaatacctgaTATTTTGAAAGAGAGGTGAACtgatttcatcagattcattcCTTCCATCCTTTTattatgttgtccacacatcaaatgaacagggaaaaagtcaattgtaagccaacagtcgtAAACTAGAACTATTACTACACCActatgcgtttttttttttttacccaccacCCCCCCTCACtggagtttttattttcttttttcttccatttttcttgttttctcttctcttcttcattattattattattattattattattattattattattttattattattattattataattattataattattatcattatcatcattatatgataataataatgataataacagtaggcgtcttttagctgcagaggccttatctgtgcccatctatcAGATAAAAGTTTGTAGTATTTGTagtgtggagcctctcattgcaaggcacagagacaataagaacAATATTGAGAACCCCCCCTGTAAACTAGAACTATTactacaccacaaaactcatgtaaacagtaggcgttttttatgattttttttcccaattgcttatcaaagggctttatccattCCTGATatcatcctcctcatctctcaagtaagcccagccaccattacatcatcatcatcatcatcatcatcatcatcatcatctccagccctgttctgccttcccctgttgccTCTACCACGTCCACCTCTCCTATGGACACTGCGACCTCGTGTATCAGCCCTTCCACGAACACTTTgcccacgtctccccctgctatcCCCACTAGTGTTGGGAGAAGAGTAggactcgtgtgtgctttgtgcttcgtgaacactgctgcggcgcATTGCTGCACCACTGCCGCGCATGGAGGTTACGTGACCGTCGCGGTagaaagagtgaacactaacgctgGTCCCAGCGCTGTTATCACCACccccgctacttctaccacatccattcgctCCCTTGCTGATACTACTCCCACCTATGTTGGGCAAAGGGtcgtgtgtttgtgcttgtgcgttttcctcgctctgcgTGGCACCG is from Sparus aurata chromosome 16, fSpaAur1.1, whole genome shotgun sequence and encodes:
- the LOC115597477 gene encoding uncharacterized protein LOC115597477 yields the protein MKANKGEINYLPNFPDGFDQAALEGACKDLVDEMQKRTPNGPLVFMEFSRIVGKNLKQEFYESINRYLTCGTVFNSQRTTKPTAIRTQVLRGLPIILGDNPTNFFKASFESDDDDSFHNIDIGILFIECEGAVLTSSKHLSPALLKIIIEGEVVMDNIQDLPKAMCILFGLTYALHINYPKTMKLTFQFIQQEAFCAKAMNFSHVMDLVTKVTNLIRGGNRSLNHRKFVSFLDEVSAAYGDLQMHTDIRWMSRGKRLERFFELCTEIPVFLEESIRCDASTYCSKLRDTDFLCDMTLLHISIP